The proteins below come from a single Tsuneonella deserti genomic window:
- a CDS encoding phosphatase PAP2 family protein — protein MSASDLVVPSEPPIEAESVRLPRRGFTIDRRKALMAAALCWTGFAVVAILVVSGRTGAFDSFGLLANRRQADLSFAGSQLMLEMVRDMTALGGVLLRNLFAVAAVVALLFLKLRREAVLFAMTIEGGWVANSMLKGLVGRERPQIVPHLMEAGGESFPSGHSFNSAVVFIAMALAFAAMSQRHSVRYTLIGSAMVLSAMIAWSRVMLGVHFPSDVAAGWLGGAGWAFLAAALLYKPARAAADSEAVQAIAPSPALRDQGAPKSG, from the coding sequence ATGAGCGCATCCGACCTTGTTGTCCCCTCGGAACCACCGATCGAAGCGGAAAGCGTCCGACTGCCCCGACGCGGCTTTACCATCGATCGGCGCAAGGCGCTCATGGCGGCTGCATTATGCTGGACGGGGTTCGCGGTTGTCGCGATCCTCGTGGTCTCCGGCCGCACCGGAGCGTTCGACAGTTTCGGCCTGCTTGCCAATCGAAGGCAGGCCGACCTGTCTTTCGCCGGTTCGCAGTTAATGCTGGAAATGGTGAGGGACATGACCGCACTCGGCGGCGTCCTGCTGCGCAATCTGTTCGCCGTGGCGGCAGTCGTCGCGTTGCTGTTCCTCAAGCTGCGTCGCGAGGCAGTTCTTTTTGCGATGACCATCGAAGGCGGCTGGGTCGCGAACTCCATGCTCAAAGGCCTGGTAGGCCGCGAACGGCCGCAGATCGTACCGCACTTGATGGAAGCGGGGGGAGAAAGCTTCCCCTCGGGCCACAGCTTCAACTCCGCGGTGGTCTTTATCGCGATGGCGCTCGCCTTCGCAGCGATGAGCCAGCGCCATTCGGTGCGCTACACGCTGATCGGCAGCGCGATGGTGCTTTCAGCGATGATCGCGTGGAGCCGGGTGATGCTCGGCGTCCATTTTCCGAGCGATGTTGCCGCCGGCTGGCTGGGCGGGGCCGGATGGGCGTTCCTCGCCGCCGCGCTGCTCTACAAGCCCGCCCGGGCTGCGGCGGACAGCGAGGCCGTGCAAGCCATCGCCCCGTCCCCAGCGCTTCGCGACCAGGGCGCACCGAAATCCGGTTGA
- a CDS encoding 2-oxoacid:ferredoxin oxidoreductase subunit beta produces MNDMTPFATTVKDWETDQEVRWCPGCGDYAILKAVQRTLPQIGANPATTVFISGIGCSSRFPYYMESYGFHTIHGRAPAIATGVKLANPELDIWLVTGDGDGLSIGGNHLMHVLRRNVNLQIMLFNNEIYGLTKGQYSPTSREGTRSPSTPLGSYDHPARPAAFALGAGARFVGRGFDVSKNLPEVLKAAHAHQGAAFIEIFQNCIVYNKDVFDDFAAPKGAEDRQLWLQDGEPMLFAGGTQGIALDREKLRLMIVAVEDGDWQAAGVIVHDVTNRSIAHMLVEMPFGPFPMALGVLYDDPRPTFETAVAEERQKASAGKEPNLAKLLAKGQTWTVEGNGPEPFDSRPPGQGEPNAADPL; encoded by the coding sequence ATGAACGACATGACTCCCTTCGCGACAACGGTGAAGGACTGGGAAACCGACCAGGAAGTTCGCTGGTGCCCCGGTTGCGGTGACTATGCGATCCTCAAGGCCGTGCAGCGCACCCTGCCGCAGATTGGCGCCAACCCGGCGACTACCGTGTTCATCAGCGGCATCGGCTGCTCCAGCCGCTTTCCGTACTATATGGAAAGCTATGGCTTCCACACGATCCACGGCCGTGCGCCGGCGATCGCTACGGGGGTCAAGCTGGCCAACCCGGAACTGGATATCTGGCTGGTGACCGGCGACGGCGATGGGCTGTCGATTGGCGGCAACCACCTGATGCACGTCCTTCGGCGGAACGTGAACTTGCAGATCATGCTGTTCAACAACGAGATTTACGGCCTTACCAAGGGGCAATACTCGCCGACCAGCCGCGAGGGTACGAGGAGCCCGTCGACTCCGCTGGGGAGCTACGATCATCCCGCGCGGCCGGCGGCATTTGCGCTGGGTGCCGGGGCGCGGTTCGTCGGAAGGGGATTCGATGTGTCGAAGAACCTTCCGGAGGTACTCAAGGCCGCGCATGCGCATCAGGGCGCCGCATTCATCGAGATCTTCCAGAACTGCATCGTCTACAACAAGGACGTATTTGACGATTTCGCCGCACCCAAGGGCGCCGAGGACCGTCAGCTATGGCTGCAGGATGGAGAGCCGATGCTGTTCGCGGGCGGAACCCAGGGCATCGCCCTCGACCGGGAGAAGCTGCGCCTGATGATAGTTGCGGTCGAAGATGGTGACTGGCAGGCGGCCGGGGTGATCGTCCATGACGTCACTAATCGTTCGATCGCGCACATGCTGGTCGAAATGCCGTTCGGGCCTTTCCCGATGGCTTTGGGTGTCCTCTATGACGATCCACGACCAACCTTTGAAACCGCCGTCGCCGAAGAGCGGCAAAAGGCGAGCGCGGGCAAGGAGCCGAACCTGGCCAAGCTTCTCGCCAAGGGCCAGACCTGGACCGTCGAGGGCAACGGACCCGAACCGTTCGACAGCCGCCCTCCGGGCCAGGGTGAGCCGAACGCGGCCGATCCGCTTTAG
- a CDS encoding 2-oxoacid:acceptor oxidoreductase subunit alpha, producing the protein MATQAAEREQLSVSSENPEAVVVRFAGDSGDGMQLTGGQFTLSTALAGNDLATFPDFPAEIRAPQGTLFGVSAFQINFGSTAIETAGDAPDVLVAMNPAALKVNVAALKPGGLIIADTGEFTRRNLEKAKYETSPLEDGSLAKWQVLAFDISAQTVEAVKPFGLGNKDALRCKNMWTLGLALWMFDRPREPIHEWLKAKFRTKPELAEANIAALDAGHAYGETAELSGPLRQVHVEPVASAPGLYRTITGAEAISLGLVAGAQLAELPMFFGGYPITPASAILHHLARLKEFGVTTFQAEDEIAAICAAIGASYAGQLGVTSSSGPGIALKGEAMGLAIMTELPLVIVNSQRGGPSTGLPTKTEQSDLYQAVYGRNGDAPMPVIAARSPGDAFDCAIEACRMAVQYMTPVMLLTDGYIANAAEPWKVPDPASYEPFPVTFLEEKNAGEELLPFKRDGRGARPWIKPGTPGLMHRIGGIEKAVDTGHIDYSPSNHQAMTDARKGKIDGVAVPDQDVCLGNASGKLAVVGWGSTFGPIHQAVRRARKRGLDVSHIHVRHIWPLPANLGDLLRGFDNVLVPEMNTGQFKTVLRDQYLVDATPLTKTSGQPFAIAELDAAIAKYFDGIAGNEGGEVPADATQLPNPEAGHDDGTLPRELRRHHDRDN; encoded by the coding sequence ATGGCAACCCAAGCCGCCGAGCGGGAACAGCTCTCGGTCTCTTCCGAAAATCCTGAAGCAGTCGTGGTCCGGTTCGCGGGCGATTCCGGCGACGGAATGCAGTTGACCGGCGGGCAATTCACCCTGTCGACCGCGCTGGCGGGCAACGACTTGGCGACGTTCCCGGACTTTCCTGCCGAGATACGTGCCCCCCAAGGCACGCTGTTCGGGGTCAGCGCCTTCCAGATCAACTTCGGATCGACCGCGATCGAAACCGCGGGCGACGCGCCGGACGTGCTGGTCGCGATGAATCCCGCCGCCCTGAAGGTGAATGTCGCGGCGTTGAAGCCCGGCGGACTGATCATCGCCGACACAGGGGAGTTCACCAGGCGCAACCTGGAGAAAGCGAAGTACGAGACAAGCCCGCTCGAGGATGGCAGCCTTGCGAAGTGGCAGGTTCTCGCGTTCGACATCAGCGCGCAGACGGTGGAGGCGGTCAAGCCGTTCGGCCTAGGCAACAAGGACGCGCTGCGCTGCAAGAACATGTGGACGCTGGGGCTGGCGCTATGGATGTTCGACCGCCCGCGCGAGCCTATCCACGAGTGGCTCAAGGCCAAGTTCCGCACCAAGCCCGAACTGGCCGAGGCGAACATCGCCGCTCTTGATGCGGGACACGCATATGGCGAAACCGCCGAGCTATCGGGTCCGCTGCGCCAGGTGCATGTCGAGCCCGTGGCCAGCGCGCCGGGCCTGTATCGCACCATCACCGGGGCCGAAGCGATCAGCCTGGGCCTCGTAGCCGGAGCTCAACTGGCCGAATTGCCGATGTTCTTCGGCGGGTATCCGATCACTCCGGCGAGCGCGATCCTGCACCATCTCGCCCGGCTCAAGGAATTCGGCGTCACCACCTTCCAGGCCGAAGACGAGATCGCCGCGATCTGTGCTGCCATTGGCGCCAGCTATGCCGGGCAGCTTGGGGTCACGTCGTCCTCTGGCCCCGGCATCGCGCTGAAGGGCGAGGCGATGGGCCTCGCGATCATGACCGAGCTTCCGCTCGTTATAGTCAACTCGCAACGCGGCGGTCCTTCGACAGGCCTGCCGACCAAGACCGAGCAAAGCGATCTTTATCAGGCGGTCTACGGTCGCAACGGCGACGCGCCCATGCCTGTCATCGCCGCCCGCAGCCCCGGCGATGCGTTCGATTGCGCGATCGAAGCCTGCCGCATGGCTGTTCAGTACATGACCCCCGTCATGCTGCTGACCGACGGCTATATCGCCAACGCGGCCGAACCATGGAAGGTGCCCGACCCGGCAAGCTACGAACCTTTCCCGGTCACCTTCCTCGAAGAGAAGAACGCGGGGGAAGAGTTGCTTCCCTTCAAGCGCGACGGAAGGGGCGCCCGGCCGTGGATCAAGCCCGGAACACCCGGCCTGATGCATCGCATCGGCGGTATCGAGAAGGCGGTGGATACGGGCCACATCGACTATTCCCCGTCCAATCATCAGGCGATGACCGACGCTCGAAAGGGCAAGATCGACGGGGTCGCGGTGCCCGACCAGGACGTCTGTCTCGGCAACGCCTCGGGCAAGCTCGCGGTCGTCGGTTGGGGAAGCACCTTCGGTCCGATCCACCAGGCTGTGCGTCGCGCTCGCAAGCGCGGCCTCGACGTCAGCCATATTCACGTGCGGCATATCTGGCCTCTTCCCGCGAACCTCGGCGATCTTCTGCGCGGGTTCGACAATGTGCTGGTGCCCGAGATGAACACCGGCCAATTCAAGACGGTGCTGCGCGACCAGTACCTCGTGGACGCCACCCCGCTTACCAAGACGAGCGGACAGCCCTTCGCCATCGCGGAACTCGACGCGGCGATCGCCAAGTACTTCGACGGTATTGCCGGCAACGAGGGCGGGGAAGTCCCCGCGGACGCAACCCAGCTACCCAATCCCGAAGCGGGCCACGATGACGGCACTCTGCCACGCGAGTTGCGCCGTCATCACGACAGGGACAATTGA
- a CDS encoding alpha/beta hydrolase, with the protein MADTEHYVREDVRGFLDMLEQMGGPQLDEVPLDQARGSYVAMGALAEAEARDLAVVRDLTCPGPAGEIPLRLYDKRENREPGPVIMFFHGGGFVIGDLDTHNAFCTELAYALDLPVVAVHYRLAPEAPFPAAPDDCEAATRWVASSPSALGRQVTGLVTTGDSAGGNLTIVTTQALTDKPADVPVIVQAPIYPVASAIEETSSYKSFGEGFLLTARTMGFFSDSYAADPQDKRNYPILHEDHASTPPTVLITAGLDPLRDSGREYASHLIQNGVDVIYIEAKGNVHGFVTIRKAVPSSQSDVDALVAAIKLMLERHS; encoded by the coding sequence ATGGCCGATACAGAACACTACGTGCGTGAAGACGTCCGCGGCTTTCTCGACATGCTCGAGCAGATGGGCGGCCCGCAACTGGATGAAGTGCCGCTCGACCAGGCCCGCGGCTCTTACGTCGCGATGGGCGCGTTGGCCGAGGCCGAAGCGCGCGATCTGGCAGTCGTGCGCGACTTGACCTGCCCTGGCCCGGCTGGCGAAATACCGCTGCGGCTATACGACAAACGGGAGAATCGCGAACCGGGGCCCGTGATCATGTTTTTCCACGGCGGTGGATTCGTGATCGGCGATCTCGACACCCACAATGCGTTTTGCACCGAGCTTGCCTACGCGCTCGATCTGCCGGTGGTGGCGGTCCATTACCGCCTGGCGCCCGAGGCGCCCTTCCCCGCCGCGCCGGACGATTGCGAGGCGGCTACCCGGTGGGTCGCCTCGAGCCCGTCGGCGCTTGGTCGGCAGGTGACCGGCCTCGTCACCACTGGCGACAGCGCGGGGGGCAATCTCACCATCGTCACCACGCAGGCGCTGACGGACAAGCCCGCCGACGTCCCGGTCATCGTCCAGGCGCCGATCTATCCGGTGGCCAGCGCCATCGAGGAAACCTCGAGCTACAAGAGCTTCGGCGAAGGCTTCCTGCTGACGGCGCGGACCATGGGCTTCTTCAGCGACAGCTATGCCGCGGACCCGCAGGACAAGCGCAACTACCCGATCCTGCACGAGGATCATGCCTCCACCCCCCCGACGGTCCTGATAACCGCAGGGCTCGATCCGCTGCGCGATTCGGGGCGTGAATACGCTTCCCACCTGATCCAGAACGGGGTGGATGTGATCTATATCGAGGCCAAGGGTAACGTTCATGGCTTCGTGACGATCCGCAAGGCTGTGCCGAGCTCCCAGTCCGACGTCGACGCGCTCGTCGCGGCAATCAAGCTGATGCTCGAACGTCACTCGTGA
- a CDS encoding RNA pyrophosphohydrolase yields MTPTDYRPCVGIMLVNEAGQAFVGRRIDNKEGDWWQMPQGGVDEGEDLTEAALRELAEETGITADKISVIARLEEAIRYDLPEELIGTLWGGRFRGQEQTWFLARFSGTEEDVDLEAHDPPEFCEFRWIDPEHLPEMIIPFKKRVYRAVLEGFRELV; encoded by the coding sequence ATGACTCCGACCGACTATCGGCCCTGCGTAGGCATCATGCTCGTGAATGAAGCCGGGCAAGCGTTCGTGGGGCGGCGGATCGACAACAAGGAAGGCGACTGGTGGCAGATGCCCCAGGGCGGAGTGGACGAAGGCGAAGACCTGACCGAAGCGGCGCTGCGCGAACTCGCCGAGGAAACCGGCATCACGGCTGACAAGATTTCCGTGATCGCTCGGCTAGAGGAAGCGATCCGCTACGACCTGCCGGAGGAGTTGATCGGCACCTTGTGGGGGGGGCGCTTCCGAGGTCAGGAGCAGACCTGGTTCCTCGCGCGGTTTTCTGGAACCGAGGAGGACGTGGACCTGGAAGCTCACGATCCTCCGGAATTTTGCGAGTTCCGCTGGATCGATCCGGAACACCTGCCCGAGATGATAATCCCGTTCAAGAAACGGGTCTATCGCGCTGTTCTGGAAGGATTTCGAGAGCTGGTTTGA
- a CDS encoding tetratricopeptide repeat protein, whose product MRFAAPAAALAVVFAVTASVGQSDDHVTDPRASALVTEGRAAIAAGQPDKAVDAFEAALTIDPAATSIFLDLAQAARLNGLQGKAIRYYRLALAREPENLAALSGEGAALVEKGAMEKARRNLAKLRSMCGDTCEETRQLASVIAKGPQARVLTAEAVMPDAVVSQQN is encoded by the coding sequence ATGCGTTTCGCAGCCCCCGCCGCCGCTCTTGCCGTCGTGTTCGCCGTGACAGCCAGCGTCGGACAGAGCGATGATCACGTAACCGACCCTCGAGCGTCCGCGTTGGTGACGGAAGGCCGCGCTGCAATTGCTGCCGGTCAACCTGACAAGGCGGTGGACGCTTTTGAGGCGGCACTGACGATCGACCCGGCTGCCACGTCGATTTTCCTCGACCTGGCCCAAGCAGCGCGCCTTAACGGATTGCAGGGAAAGGCTATTCGTTATTACCGCCTGGCCTTGGCGCGCGAGCCTGAAAACCTGGCGGCGCTTTCGGGCGAGGGCGCGGCCCTTGTCGAAAAGGGCGCCATGGAAAAGGCTCGGCGCAATCTCGCCAAGCTTCGCTCGATGTGCGGAGACACTTGCGAAGAGACCCGCCAGCTTGCGTCGGTCATCGCCAAAGGTCCGCAGGCGCGGGTGCTCACCGCGGAGGCGGTCATGCCCGACGCGGTGGTCAGCCAGCAGAACTGA
- a CDS encoding RsmB/NOP family class I SAM-dependent RNA methyltransferase, which translates to MTPAARVQAAIELLDAVIAAAKADGAPADRLISDYFKNRRYAGSKDRRAVRELVFRAVRACGPVPPTGRAAMLRLAETDPVLVNLFDGSGHGPAVIKPGETVAQGGIAAEWLVSALRTSGIDEAEAASLLKRAPLDLRVNTLKADRASILLPVEAEWTAAPQGLRVAPGAPVETWDAFQAGQIEVQDTGSQLACLAIGAQPGETVLDLCAGAGGKTLAIAAAMDNRGKLVASDSDRARLARMAPRAIRAGAGMIETRLLNPGQELEVLADLADRCDAVLIDAPCSGTGTWRRNPEARWRLTTDRLARFAQVQARLLDVGANLVAPGGRLIYVTCSLLDEEGAGQIESFLARHDGWGADDIDLPLGEARGRGWRLSPGRDETDGFFIARLTRAC; encoded by the coding sequence ATGACTCCGGCCGCACGAGTCCAAGCCGCGATCGAGTTGCTCGATGCGGTCATCGCCGCTGCGAAGGCCGATGGCGCGCCGGCCGATCGCCTGATCTCCGATTACTTCAAGAACCGACGCTACGCCGGATCGAAAGACCGGCGGGCCGTGCGCGAACTGGTCTTCCGCGCAGTACGCGCCTGCGGGCCGGTGCCGCCGACCGGCCGTGCGGCGATGCTCCGTCTTGCCGAAACCGACCCGGTGTTGGTTAACCTGTTCGACGGCTCGGGTCATGGACCGGCAGTGATTAAGCCGGGCGAGACGGTCGCCCAGGGCGGGATCGCGGCTGAGTGGCTGGTGTCGGCGCTCAGGACCTCGGGCATCGACGAAGCGGAAGCGGCCTCGCTCCTCAAGCGGGCACCACTCGACCTCAGGGTCAACACGCTCAAGGCCGATCGTGCAAGCATCTTGCTGCCCGTCGAAGCGGAGTGGACGGCAGCCCCGCAAGGCCTGCGCGTGGCGCCGGGTGCACCGGTCGAGACCTGGGATGCCTTCCAGGCCGGCCAGATAGAGGTGCAGGATACCGGCTCACAGCTCGCCTGCCTGGCCATTGGTGCGCAACCTGGCGAGACGGTGCTCGACCTGTGCGCCGGCGCGGGCGGCAAGACGCTGGCGATCGCCGCCGCTATGGACAACCGCGGCAAGCTGGTGGCGTCGGATAGCGATCGTGCGCGACTGGCGAGGATGGCCCCGCGCGCAATTCGAGCTGGCGCCGGGATGATCGAGACCCGCCTGCTCAATCCTGGACAAGAGTTGGAGGTGCTCGCCGATCTGGCAGACCGCTGCGACGCGGTTCTGATCGATGCTCCTTGTTCGGGCACGGGCACCTGGCGCCGCAATCCGGAAGCGCGCTGGCGGCTCACTACCGACCGGCTTGCGCGGTTCGCGCAAGTACAGGCGCGGCTACTCGATGTTGGAGCGAACCTGGTCGCGCCGGGCGGGCGTCTGATCTACGTCACCTGTTCCCTGCTGGACGAGGAGGGCGCTGGTCAAATCGAGTCCTTCCTTGCCCGGCACGATGGCTGGGGCGCCGACGACATTGACCTGCCCTTGGGCGAAGCGCGGGGTCGGGGATGGCGATTGTCGCCGGGCCGCGATGAAACGGACGGGTTTTTCATCGCGCGTCTGACGCGGGCATGTTAA
- the guaB gene encoding IMP dehydrogenase has product MAHDDIPLALTFDDVLLRPGESDIVPSMADTRTMLTRGIALNIPVLSAAMDTVTEADMAIVMAQLGGIGVLHRNLEIEEQVAAVRAVKRFESGMVVNPITIGPDASLGEAQALMTENRISGIPVTDSAGKLCGILTNRDVRFAENPAQPVRELMTSENLATVPLGTGQEEARRLLHQRRIEKLLVVDENYRCVGLITVKDIEKAVTYPNSTKDESGRLRVAAATTVGDKGFARTEALIAAECDVVIIDTAHGHNKDVARAVERAKLLSNSVQVVAGNVATAEATRVLIDAGADAVKVGIGPGSICTTRVVAGVGVPQLTAVLECAAEAFKSGVPIIADGGLRTSGDAAKALAAGASSVMIGSLLAGTEESPGESFLFQGRSYKAYRGMGSVGAMARGSADRYFQQDVSALKLVPEGIEGQVPYKGPAKEVVHQLVGGIKAAMGYTGSATLPELREKARFVRITGAGLAESHVHDVAITREAPNYPHR; this is encoded by the coding sequence GTGGCACACGACGACATCCCCCTGGCCCTTACCTTCGACGATGTCCTCCTGCGTCCGGGCGAAAGCGACATCGTCCCCAGCATGGCCGATACGCGAACCATGCTCACGCGCGGGATTGCGCTGAACATACCGGTACTGTCTGCCGCCATGGACACCGTGACCGAGGCGGACATGGCCATTGTCATGGCGCAGCTCGGCGGAATCGGCGTCCTCCACCGCAATCTCGAGATCGAGGAACAGGTCGCCGCCGTACGGGCGGTCAAGCGCTTCGAAAGTGGCATGGTCGTCAACCCGATCACCATCGGCCCCGACGCCTCGCTGGGGGAAGCGCAGGCGCTGATGACCGAGAACCGCATCAGCGGCATCCCGGTGACGGACTCAGCAGGCAAGCTGTGCGGCATCCTGACCAACCGCGACGTGCGCTTTGCCGAAAATCCCGCCCAGCCGGTGCGCGAATTGATGACGAGCGAGAATCTCGCCACAGTTCCCCTCGGCACCGGGCAGGAGGAGGCGCGCCGGTTGCTCCACCAGCGGCGCATCGAGAAGCTGCTGGTGGTCGACGAGAACTATCGTTGCGTGGGGCTGATCACGGTCAAGGATATCGAAAAGGCCGTCACTTACCCCAACTCCACAAAGGATGAGAGTGGCCGCCTGCGCGTGGCCGCCGCGACCACTGTCGGGGACAAGGGCTTCGCCCGGACCGAAGCGCTGATCGCGGCCGAATGCGACGTCGTTATCATCGACACCGCGCACGGGCATAACAAGGATGTCGCCCGCGCTGTCGAGCGCGCCAAGCTTCTTTCCAACTCGGTGCAAGTGGTTGCCGGAAACGTCGCGACGGCGGAGGCGACCCGTGTGCTCATCGATGCCGGAGCGGATGCAGTGAAGGTCGGCATCGGACCCGGTTCCATCTGCACGACCCGCGTGGTCGCCGGCGTAGGCGTTCCCCAGCTCACGGCGGTGCTCGAATGTGCGGCCGAGGCGTTCAAGTCGGGCGTGCCGATCATTGCCGATGGCGGACTGCGTACCAGCGGGGACGCTGCCAAGGCGCTCGCGGCCGGGGCCTCAAGCGTCATGATCGGGTCGCTTCTCGCCGGGACGGAGGAAAGCCCTGGTGAATCGTTCCTGTTCCAGGGCCGCAGCTACAAGGCCTATCGCGGCATGGGCAGCGTCGGCGCCATGGCGCGGGGTTCGGCAGACCGGTATTTCCAGCAAGACGTTTCTGCGCTGAAGCTGGTGCCCGAGGGGATCGAAGGTCAGGTGCCTTACAAGGGGCCGGCCAAGGAAGTCGTCCATCAGCTGGTCGGCGGGATAAAGGCGGCGATGGGATACACCGGCTCCGCGACTTTGCCGGAGTTGCGAGAGAAAGCGCGTTTCGTGCGGATTACGGGTGCCGGCCTTGCGGAAAGCCATGTGCACGACGTCGCCATCACGCGCGAGGCGCCGAACTACCCTCACCGGTAA
- a CDS encoding M28 family metallopeptidase, which yields MAPQATLSSREQSAVEATLARHIAVLASDDFGGRQPGTDGETKTLRYLAREWQAAGLESGTNDPANPWFAPVELSLSLPEKSSVRFYRNGRPIPLAAGSAAVFTTGTRGLVQRAPVLFVGEQGEQLEGIEVAGRVALMLWDHPGHVEQRDALLRAGASAVLAIVSDEGELSKITGTRRRGTYRIAGGDDGAAIDGVLTRAALMTLVGQDRLDQLLRAASESDFRPVPLDLNASLEATSAPGSVRTHNLIARLPGRRPSAGAVLVLAHWDHFGRCATPPADDLTCNGAVDNASGLAVQTELARRLAAGPKLERDVYFLATTAEEWGLLGSRAFTENPSIPLESIVAAFNLDTLAVAPAGSAVSIVGKGLTPLEPGIARVIAEAGRREGDERLAQDYVRRQDSWALLQRDVPAVSVTSAFARPELFERFVAEHYHQPSDEAAGVELGGAAEDLMLNEALVRYFADPQRWPGKRGKSGAAP from the coding sequence GTGGCGCCGCAGGCGACACTGTCGTCGCGCGAACAGTCGGCGGTTGAGGCCACTCTGGCGCGTCACATCGCCGTCCTGGCAAGCGACGATTTTGGCGGGCGGCAGCCAGGCACCGACGGTGAAACGAAGACCCTGCGATATCTCGCGCGCGAGTGGCAGGCGGCCGGACTTGAATCGGGGACGAACGATCCTGCGAACCCGTGGTTTGCCCCTGTCGAACTTTCTCTGAGCTTGCCCGAAAAAAGCTCGGTGCGCTTCTATCGCAACGGGCGCCCAATTCCGCTGGCCGCGGGTTCTGCAGCCGTCTTCACCACTGGAACGCGCGGCCTGGTCCAGCGCGCGCCGGTGCTTTTTGTCGGTGAGCAAGGCGAGCAGCTGGAAGGTATCGAAGTCGCCGGCAGGGTCGCGCTCATGCTATGGGACCATCCGGGGCACGTCGAGCAGCGCGATGCGCTTCTGCGGGCCGGCGCCTCGGCTGTCCTGGCCATTGTGTCGGACGAAGGCGAGCTCTCAAAGATCACCGGCACGCGGCGGCGTGGGACCTATCGCATCGCGGGAGGGGATGACGGCGCCGCAATCGATGGCGTCCTGACTCGCGCCGCTCTCATGACGCTCGTGGGACAGGACCGGCTGGACCAATTGCTGCGTGCAGCGTCGGAGTCCGATTTCAGGCCCGTGCCGCTGGATCTTAACGCATCGCTGGAAGCGACTTCGGCTCCGGGTTCGGTCCGTACCCACAACCTGATCGCGAGGCTTCCCGGCCGGCGACCTTCCGCAGGCGCGGTCCTAGTGCTTGCGCACTGGGATCATTTCGGCCGTTGCGCGACCCCGCCCGCCGACGACCTAACCTGCAACGGCGCGGTCGATAACGCGAGCGGTCTCGCTGTGCAGACCGAACTCGCGCGCCGGCTGGCGGCCGGGCCAAAGCTGGAGCGCGACGTTTATTTCCTCGCCACAACGGCCGAAGAGTGGGGATTGCTCGGATCCAGGGCGTTCACTGAGAACCCTTCGATACCGCTCGAATCAATCGTCGCGGCGTTCAATCTCGATACGCTGGCGGTGGCGCCCGCCGGAAGCGCGGTTTCGATCGTCGGCAAGGGCCTCACGCCCCTTGAGCCGGGAATAGCCCGGGTAATAGCGGAAGCCGGCCGAAGGGAAGGTGATGAGCGGCTGGCGCAGGATTACGTGCGGCGGCAGGACAGCTGGGCGCTGCTCCAGCGCGACGTCCCGGCCGTCTCGGTAACGAGCGCATTCGCAAGACCGGAACTGTTCGAGCGTTTCGTTGCGGAGCACTACCACCAACCAAGCGACGAGGCTGCTGGCGTGGAGCTGGGCGGAGCGGCGGAAGACCTTATGCTCAACGAGGCACTGGTGCGATATTTCGCCGATCCGCAACGCTGGCCGGGCAAGCGCGGAAAAAGCGGCGCCGCCCCCTAG